One segment of Gadus chalcogrammus isolate NIFS_2021 chromosome 8, NIFS_Gcha_1.0, whole genome shotgun sequence DNA contains the following:
- the LOC130388117 gene encoding serine/threonine-protein kinase tousled-like 1-B: MSVQSNSGSGGSLEATPSWSQLSSSPTITQQHITATTKTKEGPMEELHSLDPRRQELLEARFMGAVSGNTGGSTGGGSTGSASGGAKGLANECSNHSYGSLGSSSDKESENSDMKRGSSPAYSTPEKKHSESSRGRKRKADTHSDSSQGKTSTRGPKISDYFDFQGGNGSSPGRGVPPARRSPQSSHSAPGSIVRQNSSSPTSLCFGEQLMNPKALSTKCVQTELTGLKLAALESNKSLDLEKKEGRIDDLLRANCDLRRQIDEQQKLLEKYKERLNKCITMSKKLLIEKSTQEKQSCREKSMQDRLRLGHFTTVRHGASYTEQWTDGYAFQNLVKQQEAINQQREDIERQRKLLAKRKPPNPASPLLAVAATSEPKQRKTKVVNGNDPDPFLKPSLPQLLSLAEYHEQEEIFKLRLGHLKKEEAEIQAELERLERVRNLHIRELKRINNEDSSSFKDHPTLNERYLLLHLLGRGGFSEVYKAFDLFEQRYAAVKIHQLNKNWREEKKENYHKHACREYRIHKQLDHPRIVKLYDYFSLDTDTFCTVLEFCEGNDLDFYLKQNKLMSEKEARSIVMQIINALRYLNEIKPPIIHYDLKPGNILLVDGTACGEIKITDFGLSKIMDDDNYGADGMDLTSQGAGTYWYLPPECFVVGKEPPKISNKVDVWSVGVIFFQCLYGRKPFGHNQSQQDILQENTILKATEVQFPAKPQASTEAKAFIRRCLAYRKEERFDVHQLGADAYLLPHMRRSNSSGSLQPASSSLSTY; encoded by the exons ATGAGTGTCCAAAGTAACAGTGGAAGTGGTGGAAGTTTGGAGGCGACGCCATCTTGGTCACAGCTCTCCTCGTCCCCAACGATTACTCAACAACATATAACGGCGACCACCAAGACCAAGGAAG GGCCCATGGAGGAGCTGCACAGCCTGGACCCCCGGAggcaggagctgctggaggcccGGTTCATGGGGGCGGTCAGCGGGAACACGGGCGGCAGCACCGGGGGCGGCAGCACCGGGAGCGCCAGCGGGGGGGCCAAG GGTCTGGCCAACGAGTGCTCCAACCACAGCTATGGCAGCCTGGGCTCCTCCAGTGACAAAGAGTCGGAG aaCTCTGATATGAAGAGGGGCAGCTCCCCTGCCTACTCG ACCCCAGAGAAGAAGCACTCTGAGTCTTCccgggggaggaagaggaaagccGACACCCATTCGGACAGCAGCCAGG GGAAGACCTCTACGCGCGGGCCCAAAATCAGTGACTACTTTGAC TTCCAGGGTGGGAATGGTTCCAGTCCTGGCAGGGGTGTCCCACCCGCCCGGCGCTCCCCACAGAGCTCCCACTCAGCTCCAGGCTCCATC GTGCGACAGAACAGCTCCTCTCCTACCAGCCTGTGTTTTGGAGAACAGCTGATGAATCCTAAGGCCTTGTCCACCAAATGTGTCCAG ACGGAGCTGACGGGGCTGAAGCTGGCCGCGCTGGAGAGCAACAAGAGTCTGGacctggagaagaaggagggacGCATCGACGACCTGCTCAGG GCCAACTGTGACCTACGGCGtcagatagatgagcaacagAAGCTTCTGGAGAAGTACAAGGAGAGACTCAACAAGTGTATTACCATGAGCAAGAAGCTGCTCATAGAGaag agcacCCAGGAGAAGCAGTCGTGCCGGGAGAAGAGCATGCAGGACCGCCTGCGCCTTGGCCACTTCACCACGGTGAGGCACGGAGCGTCCTACACGGAGCAGTGGACGGACGGATACGCATTCCAGAACCTGGTCAa gcagcaGGAGGCCATCAACCAGCAGCGGGAGGATATTGAGCGCCAGAGGAAGCTGCTGGCCAAGCGCAAGCCCCCCAACCCGGCCTCGCCCTTGCTGGCCGTCGCCGCGACCTCTGAGCCCAAGCAGCGCAAGACCAAGGTCGTCAACGGCAACGACCCCGACCCCTTCCTCAAGCCCTCTCTGCCACAGCT GCTGTCCCTGGCCGAGTACCACGAACAGGAGGAGATCTTCAAGCTTCGCCTCGGCCATCTCAAGAAG GAGGAAGCGGAGATCCAGGCGGAGCTGGAGCGGTTGGAGCGCGTGAGGAACCTCCACATCAGAGAGCTGAAGAGGATCAacaacgaggacagctcctc GTTCAAAGACCACCCTACTCTGAATGAGAGGTACCTGCTGTTACACCTACTGGGCAGGGGCGGCTTCAGTGAAGTCTACAAG GCTTTTGACCTGTTTGAGCAGCGCTACGCTGCGGTCAAAATCCACCAGCTCAACAAGaactggagagaggagaagaaggagaactaCCACAA ACATGCATGCCGAGAGTACCGGATACACAAGCAGCTGGACCATCCCAGAATAGTCAAACTCTACGACTATTTCTCCCTGGATACCGACAC GTTCTGCACGGTGCTGGAGTTCTGCGAGGGCAACGACCTGGACTTCTACCTGAAGCAGAACAAGCTGATGTCGGAGAAGGAGGCTCGCTCCATCGTCATGCAGATCATCAACGCCCTACGCTACCTCAACGAGATCAAACCCCCCATCATCCACTACGACCTCAAACCTG gtaacATCCTCCTGGTGGACGGCACGGCCTGCGGCGAGATCAAGATCACGGACTTCGGCCTCTCCAAGATCATGGACGACGATAACTACGGCGCCGACGGCATGGACCTGACCTCTCAGGGGGCCGGCACCTACTG gtaccTGCCCCCAGAGTGCTTCGTGGTGGGGAAGGAGCCTCCTAAGATCTCCAACAAGGTGGACGTCTGGTCTGTAGGAGTCATCTTCTTCCAGTGCCTCTATGGACGCAAG CCCTTTGGACACAACCAGTCCCAGCAGGACATTCTCCAGGAGAACACCATCCTGAAGGCCACAGAGGTCCAGTTCCCCGCCAAACCGCAGGCCAGTACGGAGGCCAag gcgtTCATCCGGCGCTGTCTGGCGTACCGGAAGGAGGAGCGCTTCGACGTCCACCAGCTGGGGGCGGACGCCTACCTGCTGCCCCACATGAGACGCTCCAACTCCTCCGGCTCCCTCcagcccgcctcctcctcgctctccacaTACTGA